The region TGTTGGAAAAACCCAGTTACATACAAAGCCCCCTCATCTGATCCTGGATGGCAGCTTGTCATCGCCGGGTTAGGGTGCGGTGTCTGGAAGGGATTCCAGATCCGTAACCGGTTTGAGGGATTTAGGAAAAAGGAGATTTCAAATGCCACTAGTGATTAACACCAACGTTTCCTCACTCAACGCGCAGCGCAGTTTGAGTATGAATACCAGCATGCTGGGCAAGACCATGGAAAAGCTGTCATCCGGGTACCGTATCAACCGGGCCGGGGATGACGCCGCCGGTTTGCAGTTGTCCGAGAAATTGCGGGCCCAGATTCGGGGTTCTCAAAAAGCCTTCGACAACACCCAGGATGGCATCAACGTTCTAAACATCGCCGACGGCTCCCTGCAGACCATTACCGATAGCTTGCAGCGGATTCGCGAGCTGGCCGTACAGGCGTCCAACGATACCTACAACACCGCCCAGCGTTCCGCCATGCAGGTTGAAATCGAGCAACTGTTGACCGATATCGATCGGATTTCCTTTGCCAGCCAGTTCAACGGCGTTTACCTGCTCTCCAGCGCCAGCCCTTCCCAGTTTGTCCTGCAAGTGGGGGCCAACAACTCCAGCAACGATCAAATTGATATCGCCAGCGCTCTGGGTGATTCCAAGGCCTCGACGCTCGGTATCACCGGTTGGGATGGCACCGCGCTGGCCTCCAGTCTGACCAACGGCAGCGCGGCCCGTAACCTGCTGACGATGGTGGATTCCGCTCTGGACGCGGTGAACACCAAGCGGGGTGTGCTGGGTGCGGTGGTCAACCGTCTGGAGGGTGCGGCCAACAACATCTCCATCGGTATTGAGAACCTGAGCGCCTCGGAGTCCCGGATTCGGAACGTTGATGTGGCGATGGAAAGTTCCAATCTCTCTCGAAACCAGATACTACAGCAGGCCTCGCAGGCGATGCTGTCACAGGCCAACCAGACACCCCAGCTGGCGTTGCGACTACTGCAACAGTAAGCCCGGGTGGTTGGCGAAACGATTCAAACGGTTTCGTTTTTCCAACAAACGAGATGGGGCTCGGTTCATCCGGGCCCCTTTTTTTCATGGGGCAATTTTCCTGGCGTTACAGGCTGACGAGCAAAAGCGGACGCTGACAGGGCAACTTTTGGCATTGACAGATTTTCTTGAAACAGTACTCTATTGTGAAGTTAAAAAGTTTACCCGCCTTGGGTATCTCTTTAGGAAATAGTATGGAATTCTTCACCATTTTCGCCATTGTGATGATTATGTGTCCCATTATCCTTCGGGAGTGTGGGCCAATGCGCTGTGAAGAAATCTAAACCCCGGTTTTAACCAGATACAGCCAATCCGCCGACCTCCCTCCGAAAAGGTCGGCGGTTTTTTAGTTTCACCAGTTTTATAAAAGCATCCATTGATCCACATCAATTGGCCCAGAGGTTACCAAGAATGTCCCAACCCGCACCACAGCCACAACCGAACAATAAAGTTGCCCAGCCCAGGTTTGGGGGCCTGCCGCCCAATGCCGTGTCGCAATTTGGTCTGGACTTGTTGGGTGTCTGGGCGCCAAAGATTCCCCTGGCCCGCAGTAAGGAACAACTGGCTGAGGATGCCTTTCTGGAAAACATCGAGAATGGCGCCTTTTACTTTGCCATTCCGTTTGCCGCACCATTTATTGCCAAGGCGCTGTCGGCGATGCACGGGTTAACGACTGGCCTGGATGCTGCCGGACGGAAGGCATTTATCCAGAAAGTGGGTTCCTCTTGGTCTACCTTGGGTCAGGACTATCTGACCAAGCAGGTGGGCACGGTGGCTGGTCGCAATTTGCTGGGTGCCAAGTTCGCCACACTGATCGGCGTGCTTAGTTTTGCCGGTGGCTATGAGTACATGATCCAGCACGCCAAAAACGTGATGATTGCTAAGGGCTTTGGCACCAAGAACTTTACGGCGGTGGCCGGTCTGGAGGATCGTCAGAATCAGGCGGTGGCCGGAGAGATGGACCCGGTGGAGAAAGCCAGGAAGCGAACCTGGCAGGTGCTTTCCGTGATGGGAGCGGGTTTTGGCGTGGCCGCAGCGACGCCCTTTTTGGTAAAAAACGTGCCGGCTTACCAGAAGCTGGCCCAAAAAGTGATGACCGTCTGCAACTTCAATAACAGCAAGGACGCGTTTTTTGACATTACCAAACCTTTATTGGCGGTGATTGCCGGTATTGGGGCGGTCAGTTATGTGGATGCGGCCCGTGACAGTCTGGAGCGCAAAGAAACCGGCAGCCGTCTGGCGCTGGTCATTCCTTATATGCTGTTTGGTAAAGAGCTGGCGGGTAACGCCCTGGCCAAGGCGGTTGGCCTGTTGCGTGTGAAGGACGGGGATACCGTTCGGCATATTGACGATATTATTTCCCTGACCACGGGTGGTTTTAAAGATGCAGTTCAAAAGGCCAGCAAGAAAGAGACCCTCTTACAGCTGGATATGACCAAAGGGAAAGATGCTCTGGTCAAGGAACTGGCGGATAAGAAGGTTTCCAAGGCGGTTACCGATGCCATTCTGACTCGTCAAAAATGGATTGTGAAATATGGTTCTTTTGGCTTAAGTGCGCTGGTGTGCGGTTTGGGTATCAACTGGATGTCCTATCACCAGACCAACAAGCGCCACGAGAAACAGCAGGAAATGGAAAAGCAGAAAAAAATGCTGGCCCTGCAACCGGCCCAGCCCGGGCAGGGGCGAACCGTGTTTCAGTCCTACGGCGGATTTGCCGCTCAGGGGAAACCGCTGGAAGATCCGGCCTCGACTGCTGCCATTGCCGCGCCCAAGGTTCAGGCTCCTTTCCTGGGGGCGCGGCAGTCCACCAATCCTTACGGATACGGACAATGGAGGATTTAAGGAGAATGAGCCTGAGACATCAACGCGATCATCACCGGGTGTTTTTGGATTTAAAGTGTTTTTCAGGGAATTGTGAGCGATTCGACTTCTCAGCCAGCCCTTTGGCTCTGCTGGCCATGGCGGGATAGTGGACTGGGTGCCCGGGTGGAGACGGGTGTGGCAGGTACCGGCATTATGGGCAGCATGGGGGCTTCCCGGATTGTTTTGGTGAGGCGATTGGTATCTTCTTTGTATTTTGTTAATATATATTAAAGCGTTTTTTTCCGGGCTGGGACAGGGTTTGAGGCCACTGGCAAGTGTTCTGATTTTTTAAACCCTCAAGTTTTAAATCTCCCCTTCCGATAGGAGGCACAGACATCTATTTCCATCATTCGATGGAGATGGATGTCGGAACGAATCACACTTCAAGCATGTAGTCAGTCACTCTCTCACCATCCCTGCGATGTGTAGGCTCTGCTGCCTTGGTTGCCCCACGCTGGGCAGGCCATGGCACTGGATTCGCTTTTGCCTTGTGGGGTTGTCGTGAGCTGCAAGTGTCCACGGATAGGAGAACAATCAGATGCCATTAGTCGTGAATACCAACGTGGCGGCAATGAATGCCCAGCGTTATCTCACCAGTAACACTACCGGTTTGGGTAAAACCATGGAAAAGCTGGCCTCCGGGTATCGGATCAACCGGGCCGGGGATGACGCCGCCGGCTTGCAGGTATCCGAGAAATTGCGGGCCCAGATCCGGGGTTCTCAAAAGGCGCTGGATAACGTTCAGGATGGCATCAACATGCTGAACATCGCCGACGGGGCCATGCAGACCATTACCGATGCCGTGCAGCGGATGCGGGAACTGGCGGTGCAGGCGGCCAACGATACCTACAGTTCCGCCCAGCGTTCGGCCATGCAGACGGAGTATGACTCGCTGGCCTCCGGGATCTCCCAGATCGCCCAGGCCGCCCAGTTTAACGGGATTCACCTGCTGGATGCCAGTAGTCCGGGCAACATCTTTATTCAAATTACGGCCAATCAGGGAGGAGATGCCGATGATTTGGATTTAACCAGCGCCCTGTCCGATATGACCGCCAGCGCCCTGGGGATTTCCTCCGCCACTCTGGATAGTCATAGTGCGGCTCAAAGCGCTATTTCCGTGCTGGATGACGCCATTGACACCATCAATACTGCCCGGGGCCAGTTGGGGGCGTTTACCAACCGACTGGAGTATACGGCCCAGAACCTGGCCACCAACATCGAGAACACCTCGGCCTCAGAGTCCAGAGTCCGAAATGTGGATGTGGCCTCCGAGAGTTCCAATCTGGCCCGAAACCAGATACTCCAGCAGGCGGCCTCGGCCATGTTGGCGCAAGCCAATCAGAGTCCCCAGATTGCTTTGAGTCTGTTGCGATAGGCCTGGGCGCTTCTTAGAAAAACAGGTAGAGCTATAGGCAGTTTTGAATAAGCGCGTTTGATCCGGGGGTGCATCTGATGAGAAGGCACCCCCCAGGATCTGTGATTCGGCGGGTCTGGCAAGCGAATGGAAGCCTTGTATTCCCCGGTGACCGAGGAGGCCGTGCTTTATTCAATCAAGCGAAATAGGAGAAAAAAACCAATGCCATTAATTGTAAACACCAACGTGGCGGCAATGAATGCCCAGCGTTACTTGACCAATAACACCAACGGGCTTGGTAAAACCATGGAGAAGCTGGCCTCCGGGTATCGCATCAACCGGGCGGGCGATGACGCCGCCGGCTTGCAGGTGTCCGAGAAATTGCGGGCCCAGATTCGGGGCTCTCAAAAGGCGCTGGATAACGTTCAGGATGGCATTAATATGCTGAACATCGCCGACGGGGCCTTGCAGACCATTACCGATGCCGTGCAGCGGATGCGGGAACTGGCCGTGCAGGCTTCCAACGATACTTACAGCACTGCCCAGCGTTCGGCCATGCAAACAGAGTACGATTCGCTGGTGTCCGGGATTACCCAGATGGCTGAAGCCGCCCAGTTCAACGACATCAACTTGCTGGATGGCACTGACGCGGCCAGCGGAATCAAGTTGCAAATTACGGCCAACCAGGGTGGTACTGCCGATGATCTGGATATCTCATCGGGCTTGCTGGACATTAATGACATTACCAGCGGCATTACCGGCGGGAGTCTGGCGGATCATACCGGAGCCCAGTCAGCCATTGCCGCCCTGGATACGGCCCTGGATGACATCAACGCGGCCCGGGGTCGACTGGGGGCTTTTACCAACCGACTGGAGTACACGGCCCAGAACCTGGCCACCAACATCGAGAACACCTCGGCCTCGGAGTCCAGAGTCCGAAATGTGGATGTGGCCTCTGAGAGTTCCAACCTGGCTCGAAACCAGATACTTCAGCAGGCGGCTTCGGCCATGTTGGCCCAGGCTAATCAGAGTCCGCAGATTGCTTTGAGCTTGTTAAGGTAAATTTCGTAACGGACACCGTGGTCGTTTCATCTGGGATCAAAGGCTCCGGGCATTGCTCGGGGCCTTTGTGCAATTGGGCCGGACGCTGGGATACCCGGCTCCGTTTGATGGTCTGCATCGTTCGCAGGACTTCCCGTGTGAGGTGGGTCCTCCAAATGGTGCGGGACGCTTGTTGGTTCTGTTTCTGGGAAGTTCTATGAATCCGGGGTTTCCGCCGTTGATTCCCCCATTCGCAGGAGTCCGTGGCTCCGTCGGGTGGAGGAGTTTTGGAGTGGTCTCTCAAGTTTCTGGTTTAGTCTGTCGAAAGCAGATTTGTAGACGATAATCCAGTGTTTGAGTGAGACACTGGCTTGGATATCTACCCACCAGGAGGAAAGGTACAAAACCAACCGGGAAATTGGCGTTCAGGCAATGGATTTGCCCGGGACGCAGCGCAACTGGGAAGAGCCGCTTTCCTTGCGTCAATTTCTGATGAGATAAAGAGGAGTTTATTGAATCCATGCCTTTAGTGATCAATACCAACGTTTCTTCTCTGAATGCCCAGCGCTATTTAAGCAACAATACCAGCGCCCTCGGTAAAACCATGGAAAAGCTGTCCTCCGGGTATCGCATTAACCGGGCGGGCGATGACGCCGCCGGCTTGCAGGTATCCGAAAAATTGCGGGCCCAGATCCGGGGTTCTCAGAAAGCACTCGATAACGTTCAGGATGGCTTGAACATGCTGAACATCGCCGATGGAACCTATCAGGCCATTACCGATTCTCTTCAGCGGATGCGGGAACTGGCCGTGCAGGCGGCCAACGACACCTACAGTTCCGCCCAGCGATCGGCCTTGCAGATTGAGTATAATTCTCTGGCGTCCGGGATCACCCAGATGGCCCAGGCGGCTCAGTTCAACGGCATTAATTTACTGGACGGCACTGACGCGGCCAGTGGCATCAATTTGCAAATTACCGCCAATCAGGGTAGCAATGCCGACCAGCTGGATATCAGCAGCGCCTTGGCCGATATGACCTCCGCCACGCTAACCACCGCTGGGGATTTGAGTAGTCACAGTGCCGCCCAAAGCGCCATTGCCACACTGGATGCGGCGCTGGATACGGTTAACGCCGCCCGTGGAAAGTTGGGCGCTTTTGTCAATCGGCTGGAGTACACGGCCCAAAATCTGGCCACCAACGTGGAAAACACCTCGGCTTCCGAATCGAGGGTGCGCAACGTGGACGTGGCCGCCGAAAGCGCCACCCTGGCCCGAAACCAGATCCTGCAACAGGCCTCCCAAGCCATGTTGGCCCAGGCCAATCAGGCCCCGCAGCTGGCCTTGCAGTTGCTGCGCGGATAGTTCACTCACCCCGAAAGAGCATGACCACGGGAACGGCTTCCCAACGTCACCCTCCACAACTCCCTCTTAATTCTTTCCTTGAATCCTTCACTCCTTCTCAAGGCCTGGCACGATGCCGGGTCTTGAGATTTTTTACATCAGGGCGTTTACAGCACGGAAAGGAGGGAAGGCAGGCGTTACTCGTTTGAATGCCGGAAAAATGCGCGCTGCGGTTTAAGCGCTAAAAAAGTGGAACATCCCCATGGGCACTGTAGTTTCCCTCACTTTCAATGGATGGTGTGCGTTTTGCATGTCCTCTGAACGCAGTAGTTTTTGCAAAACAATTCAAGAATTTAATGTAGATTGCCGACTCTATATTTGGATACAGTTTCAGGCTGCCTGAGCGCCTGTTCGGTATCAAGGTCAGCAATGCTCAGTTAATGAATCACACGGGTCACACGCAATCACACGAATGACACTAACAAAAACCCGGCGTCCGGAATAAGGGATTGATTCCGGGGCGCGACGCGCAGTGCCGTTGAATGCGGTGGACGCGCGACGGTTTTTGCCTGTTTGACCAATCAAAGGAGTGCTTATGCCTTTAGTTGTGAATACCAACGTTTCATCCATTAATGCCCAGCGCTATCTAACCAATAACACAGCGGCCCTCGGGAAAACCATGGAAAAGCTGGCCTCCGGGTATCGCATTAACCGGGCGGGCGATGACGCCGCCGGCTTGCAGGTATCCGAAAAATTACGGGCCCAGATCCGGGGTTCCCAAAAGGCGCTGGATAACGTTCAGGATGGTATCAACCTGTTGAACATCGCCGATGGGGCGTATCAGTCCATTACCGATGCCGTACAGCGGATGCGGGAACTGGCCGTGCAGGCGGCCAACGATACCTACAGTTCCGCCCAGCGTTCCGCCATGCAGATTGAGTATGACTCGCTGGCTTCCGGGATTATCCAGATGGCTGAGGCCGCTCAGTTCAACGGGATTAACTTGCTGGACGGCACCGATACCACCAGCGGTATCAACTTGCAAATTACGGCCAATCAGGGGGGCAATGCCGATGATCTGGACGTCTCCAGCGCTCTGATTGACGTGACCGGAATTGCCAGTACCATTTCCGGCGGTTTGTTAAGTGGACATAGCGCGGCTCAAAGCGCCATTGCCTTGCTGGACACGGCTATTGACGACTTGAACGCGGCCCGGGGCCAATTGGGCGCTTACACCAATCGACTGGAATACACGGCGCAAAACCTGGCCACCAACGTGGAAAACACCTCGGCTTCCGAATCGAGGGTGCGCAACGTGGATGTGGCGGCGGAAAGCGCTAGTCTGGCCCGAAACCAGATCTTGCAACAGGCCTCGCAAGCCATGTTGGCGCAGGCCAATCAGGCTCCGCAGCTGGCCCTGCAGTTGCTGCGAGGCTAACTCCCGACTCTTTCATATAAACTCACTAAAGGACCGAGGATTCCGCCGGAACGGCTTCTGGCGAACACTCACTCCTCGACTGGAAGACCTGGCTTTGGCCAGGTCTTTTTTTTTAGAAACCGTCAACAGGTTGGATGGTTTTGGGGCAATGGAGCGGTCGCTCCTTTCGATGAAGGAGTGGAAAATTCAAGGGGGTTGACTTTGCTGAAAAGCGCTCAGGGATTTTGTTTTAGTTTGCTTTTTCGCTTTCTGAAGGAAGGCTTTTCTCCCCCGTTCAGGGGAGATTTTTAGATTTGTTTAAAGTATTTGGTGTACGTCACCGATAGGACAGACAAGCGTGAATATCCATCTTGAACAGGAGATGACAATTTGCGTGGGTTAGCAACCCGTTCTCAATCACACCAAATCAATCACACGAAATAAATCACACGAAATAAATCACACTGGCTTTTCTCCCTGAAAAGGATGATTTGGGGAGGGGCGCGTTGCTTGCCTCAATTCGGCAAGTAACGTCAATTGATAAGAAGAGGAGTCACTTCGATGCCTTTAGTTGTGAATACCAACGTATCATCGATCAATGCCCAGCGCTATCTAACCAACAACACGGCGGCTCTGGGAAAAACCATGGAAAAGCTGGCCTCCGGGTATCGCATTAACCGGGCGGGCGATGACGCCGCCGGCTTGCAGGTGTCCGAGAAATTACGGGCTCAGATTCGCGGTTCCCAGAAAGCCTTGGACAACGTTCAGGATGGCATCAACATGCTGAACATCGCCGATGGGGCCTACCAGTCCATTACCGACGCCGTGCAGCGGATGCGGGAACTGGCGGTGCAGGCGGCCAACGATACCTACAGTTCCGCCCAGCGTTCCGCCATGCAGATCGAGTATGACTCGCTGGCTTCCGGGATCAGTCAGATGGCCCAAGCAGCCCAGTTCAACGGGATTCACTTGCTGGATGCCAGTACGCCCGCCAACCTGAATTTGCAAATTACGGCCAATCAGGGGGGCAACGCCGATGATCTGGATGTGGTGAGCGCCCTGATTGACATTACCAGTGTGGCTCTGGATGGCTCCATGCTCTCCCACGCCAGCGCCCAAACCGCCATTCAGACACTGGATTCGGCTCTGGATTCCATCAATGCGGCCCGAGGTCGTCTGGGCGCCTTTACCAACCGACTGGAGTACACGGCCCAGAACCTGGCCACCAACGTGGAAAACACTTCGGCCTCCGAATCGAGGGTGCGCAATGTGGACGTGGCGGCGGAAAGCGCCAGTCTGGCCCGAAACCAGATCCTGCAACAGGCGTCTCAGGCCATGTTGGCTCAGGCCAATCAGGCCCCGCAGCTGGCCTTGCAGTTGCTGCGAGGGTAGCGTCAAACTATCGACTCAGGTCGGTCATACAAGCTCAGAGGACCCGGTTTCGGCCGGGTCTTTCTGCTTTGGGAGGGGCACTCATTGTTTGGGTCTACGCCATTGGGAGGACTGCCCACGCCTGGATCTCCTCTGGACAGTGTTCTTGAAGACAGTCTTGCGTTTAGGGTAAAAAGCCTTCAGCAAGGCC is a window of Vampirovibrio chlorellavorus DNA encoding:
- a CDS encoding flagellin N-terminal helical domain-containing protein, which produces MPLIVNTNVAAMNAQRYLTNNTNGLGKTMEKLASGYRINRAGDDAAGLQVSEKLRAQIRGSQKALDNVQDGINMLNIADGALQTITDAVQRMRELAVQASNDTYSTAQRSAMQTEYDSLVSGITQMAEAAQFNDINLLDGTDAASGIKLQITANQGGTADDLDISSGLLDINDITSGITGGSLADHTGAQSAIAALDTALDDINAARGRLGAFTNRLEYTAQNLATNIENTSASESRVRNVDVASESSNLARNQILQQAASAMLAQANQSPQIALSLLR
- a CDS encoding flagellin N-terminal helical domain-containing protein yields the protein MPLVINTNVSSLNAQRSLSMNTSMLGKTMEKLSSGYRINRAGDDAAGLQLSEKLRAQIRGSQKAFDNTQDGINVLNIADGSLQTITDSLQRIRELAVQASNDTYNTAQRSAMQVEIEQLLTDIDRISFASQFNGVYLLSSASPSQFVLQVGANNSSNDQIDIASALGDSKASTLGITGWDGTALASSLTNGSAARNLLTMVDSALDAVNTKRGVLGAVVNRLEGAANNISIGIENLSASESRIRNVDVAMESSNLSRNQILQQASQAMLSQANQTPQLALRLLQQ
- a CDS encoding flagellin N-terminal helical domain-containing protein; this translates as MPLVVNTNVSSINAQRYLTNNTAALGKTMEKLASGYRINRAGDDAAGLQVSEKLRAQIRGSQKALDNVQDGINLLNIADGAYQSITDAVQRMRELAVQAANDTYSSAQRSAMQIEYDSLASGIIQMAEAAQFNGINLLDGTDTTSGINLQITANQGGNADDLDVSSALIDVTGIASTISGGLLSGHSAAQSAIALLDTAIDDLNAARGQLGAYTNRLEYTAQNLATNVENTSASESRVRNVDVAAESASLARNQILQQASQAMLAQANQAPQLALQLLRG
- a CDS encoding flagellin N-terminal helical domain-containing protein, with the translated sequence MPLVVNTNVAAMNAQRYLTSNTTGLGKTMEKLASGYRINRAGDDAAGLQVSEKLRAQIRGSQKALDNVQDGINMLNIADGAMQTITDAVQRMRELAVQAANDTYSSAQRSAMQTEYDSLASGISQIAQAAQFNGIHLLDASSPGNIFIQITANQGGDADDLDLTSALSDMTASALGISSATLDSHSAAQSAISVLDDAIDTINTARGQLGAFTNRLEYTAQNLATNIENTSASESRVRNVDVASESSNLARNQILQQAASAMLAQANQSPQIALSLLR
- a CDS encoding flagellin N-terminal helical domain-containing protein, whose protein sequence is MPLVINTNVSSLNAQRYLSNNTSALGKTMEKLSSGYRINRAGDDAAGLQVSEKLRAQIRGSQKALDNVQDGLNMLNIADGTYQAITDSLQRMRELAVQAANDTYSSAQRSALQIEYNSLASGITQMAQAAQFNGINLLDGTDAASGINLQITANQGSNADQLDISSALADMTSATLTTAGDLSSHSAAQSAIATLDAALDTVNAARGKLGAFVNRLEYTAQNLATNVENTSASESRVRNVDVAAESATLARNQILQQASQAMLAQANQAPQLALQLLRG
- a CDS encoding flagellin N-terminal helical domain-containing protein, with protein sequence MPLVVNTNVSSINAQRYLTNNTAALGKTMEKLASGYRINRAGDDAAGLQVSEKLRAQIRGSQKALDNVQDGINMLNIADGAYQSITDAVQRMRELAVQAANDTYSSAQRSAMQIEYDSLASGISQMAQAAQFNGIHLLDASTPANLNLQITANQGGNADDLDVVSALIDITSVALDGSMLSHASAQTAIQTLDSALDSINAARGRLGAFTNRLEYTAQNLATNVENTSASESRVRNVDVAAESASLARNQILQQASQAMLAQANQAPQLALQLLRG